From Candidatus Nitricoxidivorans perseverans, the proteins below share one genomic window:
- a CDS encoding YgiQ family radical SAM protein: MTPPAPPARSLTSWKPHWAKRFGVAPFLPMSRAEMESLGWDACDVILVTGDAYVDHPSFGMALIGRLLEAQGFRVGIVAQPDWHSAEAFRALGRPNLFFGITAGNMDSMVNRYTSERKIRSDDAYTPDGAPDRRPDRAVLVYAQRAREAYGDVPLVVGGIEASLRRIAHYDYWSDKVRRSILPDSKADLLLFGNAERAIVDLAHRLAKGERIEDIRDLRGTAFMAPRGWMPGDDWQEVGDTPVKAEREKSFIRLPAFEEVSKNPVRYAAASRAFHLESNPGNARALVQAHGDRDLWLNPPPIPLSTAEMDHVYGLPYARAPHPSYGEAKIPAWEMIRFSVNIMRGCFGGCTFCSITEHEGRIVQNRSEASILREIEDIRDKTPGFTGVISDLGGPTANMYRMRCKDAAIESACRRLSCVYPEICPNMNTGHAPLIHLYRAARALPGVKKILIGSGLRYDLAVRSPEYVKELVAHHVGGYLKIAPEHTEEGPLSKMMKPGMGSYDRFKAMFEKATKEAGKEQYLIPYFIAAHPGTTDEDMLELALWLKRNDFRLDQVQTFLPTPLALASAMYHTGKNPLKRVSKNAEEVDVVKGERQRRLHKAFLRYHDPKNWPMLRDALKQMGRADLIGSGRRHLVPAWQPSPPPGAADCRRRDPGGRIRASGEVPKRS, from the coding sequence ATGACCCCGCCTGCCCCGCCCGCCCGCAGCCTCACCTCCTGGAAGCCCCACTGGGCGAAACGCTTCGGCGTGGCGCCCTTCCTGCCCATGTCGCGCGCCGAGATGGAATCGCTCGGCTGGGATGCCTGCGACGTGATCCTCGTGACGGGCGACGCCTACGTCGACCATCCGAGCTTCGGCATGGCGCTGATCGGCCGGCTGCTGGAGGCACAGGGCTTCCGCGTCGGCATCGTCGCACAGCCGGACTGGCATTCGGCGGAAGCCTTTCGCGCGCTGGGCCGGCCGAACCTGTTCTTCGGCATCACCGCCGGCAACATGGATTCGATGGTCAACCGCTACACCTCGGAGCGCAAGATCCGCTCGGACGACGCCTACACGCCGGACGGCGCGCCGGACCGCCGGCCCGACCGCGCCGTGCTGGTCTATGCGCAGCGGGCGCGCGAGGCGTATGGCGACGTGCCGCTGGTGGTCGGCGGCATCGAGGCCAGTTTGCGGAGGATCGCCCATTACGATTACTGGTCGGACAAGGTGCGCCGCTCGATCCTGCCGGATTCCAAGGCCGACCTGCTGCTCTTCGGCAACGCCGAGCGCGCGATCGTCGATCTCGCGCACCGGCTGGCCAAGGGCGAGCGGATCGAGGACATCCGCGATCTGCGCGGCACGGCTTTCATGGCGCCGCGCGGCTGGATGCCCGGCGACGACTGGCAGGAGGTCGGCGACACGCCGGTGAAGGCGGAGCGCGAAAAGTCCTTCATCCGCCTACCCGCCTTCGAGGAAGTCTCGAAGAATCCCGTGCGCTACGCCGCCGCCTCGCGCGCCTTCCACCTCGAATCGAACCCCGGCAACGCGCGCGCCCTCGTGCAGGCGCACGGAGACCGCGACCTGTGGCTCAACCCGCCGCCGATCCCGCTCTCCACCGCCGAGATGGATCACGTCTACGGCCTGCCCTACGCCCGCGCGCCGCATCCGTCCTACGGCGAGGCGAAGATTCCGGCGTGGGAGATGATCCGCTTCTCGGTGAACATCATGCGCGGCTGCTTCGGCGGCTGCACCTTCTGCTCCATCACCGAGCACGAGGGCCGCATCGTCCAGAACCGCTCGGAAGCTTCGATCCTGCGCGAGATCGAGGATATCCGCGACAAGACGCCGGGCTTCACCGGCGTCATCTCCGACTTGGGCGGGCCGACGGCCAACATGTACCGCATGCGCTGCAAGGACGCGGCGATCGAATCCGCCTGCCGCCGGCTTTCATGCGTGTATCCGGAAATCTGCCCCAACATGAACACCGGCCACGCGCCGCTGATCCACCTCTACCGCGCGGCGCGCGCCCTGCCCGGCGTGAAGAAGATCCTCATCGGCTCCGGCCTGCGCTACGACCTCGCGGTGCGCTCGCCCGAATACGTGAAGGAGCTCGTCGCGCACCACGTCGGCGGCTACCTCAAGATCGCGCCCGAGCACACCGAGGAAGGCCCGCTCTCGAAAATGATGAAGCCGGGCATGGGCAGCTACGACCGCTTCAAGGCCATGTTCGAGAAGGCGACGAAGGAGGCCGGCAAGGAGCAGTACCTGATCCCCTACTTCATCGCCGCGCACCCCGGCACGACCGACGAGGACATGCTCGAACTCGCCCTCTGGCTCAAGCGCAACGATTTTCGCCTGGATCAGGTGCAGACCTTCCTGCCCACGCCGCTGGCGCTGGCCTCGGCGATGTACCACACGGGCAAGAACCCGCTCAAGCGCGTTTCAAAGAACGCGGAGGAGGTCGACGTGGTGAAGGGGGAGCGGCAACGCCGCCTGCACAAGGCTTTCCTGCGATATCACGATCCGAAGAACTGGCCGATGCTGCGCGACGCATTGAAGCAGATGGGCCGCGCCGACCTGATCGGCAGCGGAAGGCGGCATCTGGTGCCGGCCTGGCAGCCGTCTCCGCCGCCGGGCGCGGCGGATTGTCGGCGCCGAGACCCCGGTGGTAGAATTCGCGCCTCCGGAGAGGTACCGAAGCGGTCATAA
- a CDS encoding cytochrome b/b6 domain-containing protein, whose product MEQRILVWDLPTRLFHWMLAASFVVAWITHESERLMNIHTAAGYLMLGLIGFRLLWGFVGNRHARFSSFVRGPSAMMRYLASLVGGRPEHHLGHNPAGAIAIVLLLALGVGTGVSGWLALDDLGGELFEELHEGLAGAMLAVVGLHLAGVAVSSLLHRENLVRSMITGYKKRPPECAS is encoded by the coding sequence ATGGAACAGCGCATCCTCGTCTGGGACCTCCCCACCCGCCTTTTTCACTGGATGCTCGCGGCGAGCTTCGTCGTCGCCTGGATCACGCACGAATCGGAACGGCTGATGAACATCCACACCGCCGCCGGCTATCTCATGCTCGGCCTGATCGGATTCCGTCTGCTCTGGGGCTTCGTCGGCAACCGCCACGCGCGATTTTCGTCGTTCGTGCGCGGCCCCTCCGCCATGATGCGCTACCTGGCTTCATTGGTCGGAGGCCGCCCGGAACACCACCTGGGCCACAACCCGGCGGGCGCGATCGCCATCGTGCTGCTGCTCGCGCTGGGCGTGGGCACGGGCGTTTCCGGCTGGCTGGCGCTCGATGACCTCGGCGGAGAGCTGTTCGAGGAATTGCACGAAGGGCTCGCCGGTGCCATGCTTGCGGTCGTCGGCCTGCACCTCGCCGGCGTCGCCGTTTCGAGCCTCCTGCACCGCGAGAACCTCGTCAGATCCATGATCACCGGATACAAGAAACGACCGCCCGAATGCGCATCCTGA
- a CDS encoding integron integrase, translating into MAAIRGVSPVDARTAPRLLDRVRDKIRLKHYSLRTEQAYLDWIKRFILHHGKRHPADMGAAEVEAFLTHLAVVGKVAAATQNQAKSAILFLYREVLETELPWLEGVERAKAPKRLPVVLTREEAQAVLARLSGTHWLIGSLLYGAGLRIMECLRLRVKDVDFARGELLVRDGKGFKDRVTMLPGATAAPLREHLERVRALHERDVADGVGPVFLPYALERKYPGAGREWGWQYVFPSAALAVDPHGGATRRHHVQDQAFQRAMKQAVRDAGLVKPATPHSLRHSFATHLLESGYDIRTVQELLGHADVRTTMIYTHVLNRGGRGVVSPLDRP; encoded by the coding sequence ATGGCGGCGATACGGGGTGTTTCTCCGGTGGATGCCCGCACGGCGCCCAGGTTGCTGGACCGCGTGCGGGACAAGATTCGTCTCAAGCACTACAGTTTGCGGACGGAGCAGGCGTATCTGGACTGGATTAAACGATTTATTCTGCACCATGGCAAGCGCCATCCCGCCGATATGGGCGCGGCCGAGGTCGAGGCGTTCCTGACGCATCTGGCGGTCGTCGGCAAGGTGGCGGCGGCGACGCAGAATCAGGCCAAGAGCGCCATCCTGTTCCTGTATCGCGAGGTGCTGGAAACCGAGTTGCCGTGGCTGGAGGGCGTCGAGCGGGCCAAGGCGCCCAAGCGCCTGCCGGTGGTCTTGACGCGCGAGGAAGCGCAGGCGGTGCTGGCCCGTTTGTCGGGCACGCATTGGCTGATCGGCAGCCTGCTGTACGGCGCCGGGCTGCGGATCATGGAATGCCTGCGGCTACGGGTGAAGGATGTCGATTTCGCGCGCGGCGAATTGCTGGTGCGCGACGGCAAGGGTTTCAAGGATCGGGTGACGATGCTGCCGGGGGCGACGGCGGCGCCGTTGCGGGAGCATCTGGAGCGGGTGCGCGCCCTGCATGAGCGGGATGTCGCCGACGGCGTCGGGCCGGTGTTCCTGCCCTATGCGCTGGAGCGGAAGTATCCGGGCGCGGGGCGGGAGTGGGGGTGGCAGTATGTGTTTCCCTCGGCGGCGCTGGCGGTCGATCCCCATGGCGGCGCGACGCGCCGTCATCATGTCCAGGATCAGGCGTTCCAGCGGGCCATGAAGCAGGCGGTGCGCGATGCCGGGCTGGTCAAGCCGGCCACGCCGCATTCCCTTCGCCATTCCTTCGCCACGCATTTGCTGGAGTCGGGCTACGATATCCGGACGGTGCAGGAGCTCCTCGGTCATGCGGACGTCAGGACCACCATGATCTACACGCATGTGCTGAACCGCGGCGGGCGCGGCGTGGTCAGCCCGCTGGATCGTCCATGA
- the mltF gene encoding membrane-bound lytic murein transglycosylase MltF, with translation MARSFSRPGRSLACLLFCIALAAGCDRLDPPKQSGELVVAVRADPVFYEQEAGGGASGFDHDLAVEFARELGVRVRFVIARDHAELLKLVRDGKAHFAAAVPVIGGDAGIRYTPPLQESRVLVARHADDLPRDDLADLVGRPIEALPGSQKSLALRLLSAAPPLSIVEVPLAHEVDLLARVAERKAELCATDEIHFDVAINFHPDIAVAFELQDNVAYVWAFHIEDVPLHGKATAFIERVGGDGTLARIHDRYYGHIKRIEPMGAARFLEHVRTRLPDFRHEFQQAQEITGLDWRLLAALAYQESNWDPLATSPTNVRGMMMLTEDTADRLKVTDRLDARQSIRGGARYLADLRDDLPPTVKEPDRTWMALAAYNLGMGHFNGARAIAGMVKRDPDAWYEMKRVLPLLSQPRYYERLKSGRGRGGEAVILAENVRTYYDILSRFEPPYAGLSFSRPPK, from the coding sequence ATGGCGCGCTCCTTCAGCCGCCCCGGCCGCTCGCTGGCCTGCCTGCTGTTCTGCATCGCGCTCGCCGCCGGTTGCGACCGGCTCGATCCGCCGAAACAAAGCGGCGAGCTGGTGGTCGCCGTGCGGGCCGATCCGGTGTTCTACGAGCAAGAAGCCGGGGGCGGCGCATCCGGCTTCGACCATGACCTGGCCGTCGAGTTCGCCCGCGAACTCGGCGTCAGGGTCCGGTTCGTCATTGCCCGCGATCACGCCGAACTGCTGAAGCTGGTGCGCGATGGCAAGGCCCATTTCGCCGCCGCCGTGCCGGTCATCGGCGGCGATGCCGGCATCCGCTATACGCCGCCGCTCCAGGAAAGCCGGGTGTTGGTGGCCCGGCACGCCGACGACCTGCCGCGAGACGACCTCGCCGATCTTGTCGGCCGTCCCATCGAAGCGCTGCCGGGCTCGCAAAAATCGCTCGCATTGCGGCTCCTGTCGGCGGCCCCGCCGCTTTCGATAGTGGAGGTTCCCCTCGCCCACGAGGTCGATCTGCTCGCCCGGGTTGCCGAACGAAAGGCCGAACTGTGCGCCACCGACGAAATCCATTTCGACGTGGCCATCAACTTCCACCCCGACATCGCCGTCGCCTTTGAACTCCAGGACAACGTGGCCTATGTCTGGGCCTTCCACATCGAGGACGTCCCGCTGCATGGAAAGGCGACCGCCTTCATCGAGCGGGTGGGCGGGGACGGCACCCTCGCGCGCATCCATGACCGCTATTACGGCCACATCAAACGCATCGAGCCGATGGGGGCCGCCCGGTTTCTGGAGCACGTCCGCACCCGGCTGCCCGACTTCCGGCACGAATTCCAGCAGGCCCAGGAAATCACCGGCCTCGACTGGCGGCTGCTGGCGGCGCTGGCCTATCAGGAATCGAACTGGGATCCGCTCGCCACCTCGCCGACGAACGTGCGCGGCATGATGATGCTGACCGAGGACACCGCCGACCGGCTGAAGGTCACCGACCGGCTCGACGCGCGGCAGAGCATCCGGGGCGGCGCGCGCTATCTCGCCGACCTGCGCGACGACCTCCCGCCGACCGTGAAGGAGCCCGACCGCACATGGATGGCGCTCGCGGCCTACAACCTCGGCATGGGGCATTTCAACGGCGCCCGCGCCATCGCCGGCATGGTGAAGCGCGACCCGGACGCCTGGTACGAGATGAAGCGCGTACTGCCGTTGCTCTCGCAGCCCCGCTATTACGAGCGGCTCAAGAGCGGGCGCGGACGCGGCGGAGAGGCGGTGATCCTGGCCGAGAACGTCCGCACCTACTACGACATCCTCTCCCGCTTCGAGCCGCCCTACGCCGGACTGAGCTTCTCCAGGCCGCCGAAATAG
- a CDS encoding replication-associated recombination protein A: protein MSDLFGGAPLHAPLAETLRPKTLDDVIGQAHLIGPGKPLRLAFESGTPHSMILWGPPGVGKTTLARLMADGFDAEFIALSAVFSGVKDIRAAVERAELTLAQSGRRTILFVDEVHRFNKAQQDAFLPYVERGLLTFIGATTENPSFEVNSALLSRASVYVLKSLSEAELGLLFERARAQAFPDLEFDAEALARIVGHADGDARRLLNVLETLKTAASATGASTVDAAFLESTLASDLRRFDKGGDAFYDQISALHKSVRGSNPDASLYWFVRMLDGGADPLYLARRIIRMATEDIGLADPRALRIALDAWETYERIGSPEGELALAEAVLYMAVAPKSNAVYVAYNSARRFVSQDKSRPVPEHLRNAPTKLMKEMGFGAEYRYAHDEPEAYAAGESYLPEGMPRVGWYKPTPRGLEQKIAEKLAHLRELDRKAKNK, encoded by the coding sequence ATGAGCGATCTTTTCGGGGGCGCCCCGCTTCACGCGCCGCTGGCCGAGACGCTGCGGCCGAAAACCCTCGACGATGTGATCGGGCAGGCGCACTTGATCGGGCCGGGCAAGCCGCTGCGGCTGGCCTTCGAGTCGGGCACGCCGCATTCGATGATCCTATGGGGGCCGCCGGGCGTCGGCAAGACGACGCTGGCACGCTTGATGGCGGACGGCTTCGACGCCGAGTTCATCGCGCTGTCGGCGGTGTTCTCCGGCGTCAAGGACATCCGCGCCGCCGTCGAGCGGGCCGAACTCACCCTGGCCCAGTCGGGCCGGCGGACGATCCTGTTCGTCGACGAGGTGCACCGCTTCAACAAGGCGCAGCAGGACGCCTTCCTGCCCTACGTCGAGCGCGGCCTGCTCACCTTCATCGGCGCCACGACCGAGAATCCCTCTTTCGAGGTGAACTCGGCGCTGCTCTCCCGCGCCTCGGTCTATGTGCTCAAGAGCCTGTCGGAAGCGGAGCTGGGGCTGCTGTTCGAGCGGGCGAGGGCGCAGGCGTTCCCCGATCTGGAATTCGACGCCGAGGCGTTGGCGCGCATCGTGGGCCACGCCGACGGCGATGCGCGGCGGCTGCTCAACGTGCTGGAGACGCTGAAGACCGCCGCATCGGCGACGGGGGCGTCGACGGTCGACGCCGCCTTCCTGGAATCGACGCTGGCCAGCGATCTGCGCCGCTTCGACAAGGGCGGCGACGCTTTCTACGATCAGATCTCGGCGCTGCACAAGTCCGTGCGCGGCTCGAATCCGGACGCCTCGCTCTACTGGTTCGTGCGCATGCTCGACGGCGGCGCCGATCCGCTCTATCTCGCGCGGCGCATCATCCGCATGGCGACGGAGGACATCGGCCTGGCCGATCCGCGCGCGTTGCGCATCGCGCTCGACGCCTGGGAAACCTACGAGCGGATCGGTTCGCCGGAGGGCGAGCTGGCCCTGGCCGAGGCCGTGCTCTACATGGCCGTGGCGCCAAAGTCGAACGCCGTTTACGTCGCTTATAATTCGGCGCGCCGCTTCGTGAGCCAGGACAAGTCGAGGCCGGTGCCGGAGCATCTGCGCAATGCGCCGACGAAGCTGATGAAGGAGATGGGCTTCGGCGCCGAATACCGTTATGCCCACGACGAGCCGGAGGCCTACGCGGCGGGCGAGAGCTACCTTCCCGAGGGCATGCCGAGGGTCGGGTGGTACAAGCCGACGCCGCGCGGCCTCGAACAGAAGATCGCCGAGAAGCTCGCGCACCTGCGGGAGCTCGACCGAAAAGCGAAGAACAAATAG
- the serS gene encoding serine--tRNA ligase, giving the protein MLDIQLLRSNLAFVVERLATRGVTLDAAAFEALESERKRVQTHTQELQAKRNSLSKRIGQLRGKGEDASGAMAEVAGVGDELKANEAALSNLQERYNAFVAVIPNLPHESVPAGFDETGNVEVARWGAPRAFDFPVRDHVEIGEGLGGIDFETAAKISGSRFSLMKGQVARLHRVLAQFMLDTHTAEHGYTEVYVPYLVNPDSMFGTGQLPKFEDDLFRVPRADGTKLYLIPTAEVPVTNMVRDEILAAESLPLKFVCHTPCFRSEAGSAGRDTRGMIRQHQFDKVEIVQIVKPEDSWRALEELTGHAEAILQRLELPYRKMALCTGDMGFSAAKTYDLEVWLPAQDAYREISSCSNFESFQARRMQARYRNEKSKPELVHTLNGSGLAVGRTLVAILENFQNADGGVTVPAALRPYFGGLEKLSPA; this is encoded by the coding sequence ATGCTGGACATTCAACTCCTCCGCAGCAATCTCGCCTTCGTCGTCGAGCGCCTCGCCACGCGCGGCGTGACGCTCGACGCCGCCGCCTTCGAGGCGCTGGAATCCGAGCGCAAGCGCGTGCAGACGCACACCCAGGAATTGCAGGCGAAGCGCAACAGCCTCTCGAAGCGGATCGGGCAGCTCCGCGGCAAGGGCGAGGACGCATCGGGCGCGATGGCCGAGGTGGCCGGCGTCGGCGATGAGCTCAAGGCCAACGAGGCGGCGCTGTCGAACCTCCAGGAGCGCTACAACGCCTTCGTCGCCGTGATCCCCAACCTGCCGCACGAGAGCGTGCCGGCGGGCTTTGATGAGACCGGCAACGTGGAAGTCGCCCGCTGGGGCGCGCCGCGCGCCTTCGACTTTCCGGTGAGGGACCACGTCGAGATCGGCGAGGGTCTGGGCGGCATCGACTTCGAGACCGCCGCGAAGATTTCGGGCTCGCGCTTCTCGCTGATGAAGGGGCAGGTCGCTCGGCTGCACCGCGTGCTCGCCCAGTTCATGCTCGATACACATACCGCCGAGCACGGCTACACGGAAGTGTACGTGCCGTACCTCGTCAATCCCGACAGCATGTTCGGCACGGGCCAGCTGCCCAAGTTCGAGGACGATCTCTTTCGCGTGCCGCGCGCCGACGGCACGAAGCTCTATCTCATCCCGACGGCCGAGGTGCCGGTGACGAACATGGTGCGCGACGAGATTCTGGCGGCGGAATCGCTGCCGCTGAAGTTCGTCTGCCACACGCCCTGTTTCCGCTCCGAGGCGGGCAGCGCCGGGCGCGACACGCGCGGCATGATCCGCCAGCACCAGTTCGACAAGGTGGAGATCGTGCAGATCGTGAAGCCGGAGGATTCCTGGCGGGCGCTGGAGGAGCTGACGGGACACGCCGAGGCGATCCTGCAAAGGCTGGAGCTGCCCTACCGCAAGATGGCGCTGTGCACCGGTGACATGGGTTTCTCGGCCGCGAAGACCTACGACCTCGAAGTCTGGCTGCCGGCGCAGGACGCCTATCGGGAAATCTCGTCCTGCTCGAATTTCGAGTCCTTCCAGGCGCGGCGCATGCAGGCGCGCTACCGCAACGAGAAGAGCAAGCCGGAACTCGTGCATACCCTCAACGGCTCCGGCCTCGCGGTCGGCCGCACGCTGGTGGCGATCCTGGAGAATTTCCAGAACGCCGACGGCGGCGTGACCGTGCCGGCGGCGCTGCGCCCCTATTTCGGCGGCCTGGAGAAGCTCAGTCCGGCGTAG
- a CDS encoding toxin → MKPFRWNAEKNESLTTERCISFESIVVAIESGGLLDVLAHPNQAKYPKQRILVVSCDNYACLVPFVEEEDYFFLKTVIPSRKATRDYLNQGEADAEN, encoded by the coding sequence ATGAAACCATTTCGCTGGAACGCCGAGAAGAACGAATCGCTCACGACTGAGCGGTGTATTTCGTTTGAGAGCATCGTGGTCGCCATCGAGTCCGGTGGGCTATTGGATGTCTTGGCTCACCCGAATCAGGCGAAGTACCCCAAGCAGCGCATTCTTGTCGTCTCGTGCGACAACTACGCCTGCTTGGTGCCCTTCGTCGAAGAGGAAGACTACTTTTTCCTCAAGACTGTTATCCCGAGCCGCAAGGCTACTCGGGACTATTTGAATCAAGGTGAAGCAGATGCCGAAAATTGA
- a CDS encoding ATP-binding protein, which yields MNSLRLRLIAGVLALVAAIWLAVALAAWFETRHETEEILDAHLAQAAALLSAFVGAEDDGADDLDEHLPAHRYLRKVTFQVWEKGDKLRVHSANAPDHRLAPADHGFAESEFDGRRWRVYSVWNGDYLVQVGETREARDDISRELAGHLLAPLVIALPLLALALALLIGRGLRPLSRLADDIGRRDARRLDPIDAIGAPRELKPVLDRLNQLFARLGDSLEQERRFTADAAHELRTPLAAMRTHAQVALGARDPAERETALARVIEATDRATHLVAQLLTLARLDASALAGRFAPCSLRALAADTLAQLAPAAIARDIALSLTDGSDAEVRGEPTLLAAALSNLVDNAVRYSPPGAGVLVAAGADAQGRAFVEVADAGPGIAPEERARVLDRFYRVAGSGESGSGLGLSIVAKIAELHGARLELSDGPGGKGLCARVTFNG from the coding sequence ATGAACAGCCTGCGACTGCGGCTCATCGCCGGCGTCCTCGCCCTGGTTGCGGCGATCTGGCTGGCCGTGGCGCTGGCCGCCTGGTTCGAGACCCGCCACGAAACCGAGGAAATCCTCGACGCCCATCTCGCCCAAGCCGCGGCGCTGCTTTCCGCCTTTGTCGGCGCGGAGGACGATGGGGCCGACGATCTCGACGAGCACCTCCCCGCGCACCGCTACCTGCGCAAGGTGACGTTCCAGGTCTGGGAGAAAGGCGACAAGCTGCGCGTCCATTCCGCCAACGCGCCCGATCATCGCCTCGCTCCGGCCGACCACGGTTTCGCCGAAAGCGAGTTCGACGGCCGCCGCTGGCGCGTCTACAGCGTCTGGAACGGCGATTACCTGGTCCAGGTCGGCGAGACGCGCGAGGCGCGCGACGACATCTCGCGCGAGCTGGCCGGCCATCTGCTGGCGCCGCTGGTCATCGCGCTGCCGCTGCTGGCGCTGGCGCTGGCGCTGCTGATCGGCCGCGGCCTGCGCCCCCTGTCCCGCCTTGCCGACGACATCGGCCGCCGCGACGCCCGCCGCCTCGATCCGATCGACGCCATCGGCGCGCCGCGCGAACTGAAACCGGTGCTCGACCGCCTCAACCAGCTCTTCGCACGCCTCGGCGATTCGCTGGAACAGGAGCGCCGATTCACGGCGGACGCCGCGCACGAGCTTCGCACCCCGCTCGCCGCGATGCGCACCCACGCGCAGGTCGCCCTGGGCGCTCGCGACCCCGCCGAGCGCGAGACCGCGCTGGCCCGCGTGATCGAGGCCACCGACCGCGCCACGCACCTCGTCGCGCAGTTGCTGACGCTGGCGCGCCTGGACGCCTCCGCGCTGGCGGGACGGTTCGCGCCGTGCAGCCTGCGCGCCCTGGCCGCCGACACCCTCGCGCAACTGGCCCCCGCCGCCATCGCCCGCGACATCGCGCTGTCGCTGACCGACGGCTCGGACGCCGAAGTGCGCGGCGAGCCCACGCTGCTCGCCGCGGCGCTCTCCAACCTCGTCGACAACGCCGTGCGCTACAGCCCCCCTGGAGCCGGCGTTCTCGTGGCGGCGGGCGCCGACGCGCAGGGCCGGGCCTTCGTCGAAGTGGCCGACGCCGGGCCGGGCATCGCGCCCGAAGAACGCGCCCGCGTGCTCGACCGCTTCTACCGCGTCGCCGGCAGCGGGGAATCCGGATCGGGCCTGGGGCTGTCCATCGTCGCGAAGATCGCCGAACTGCACGGCGCCCGCCTGGAACTCTCCGACGGCCCCGGCGGCAAGGGGCTGTGCGCGCGCGTGACGTTTAACGGATAG
- a CDS encoding response regulator transcription factor, producing the protein MRILIVEDDRLLGEGILAGLRQAGFSADWVRDGQAGLAALRAEPFSAVVLDLGLPRLSGLDVLRRLRAERAPIPVLILTARDTSRDIIAGLDAGGDDYMVKPFDLGELAARLRALIRRSAGGAAPVLEQDGLRLDPAGRCATWQGRPVELSPREFDLLHELLLGAGRVLTRAQLEAKLYPWGEEVESNAVEVHVHHLRKKLAPELIRTVRGVGYMIPKP; encoded by the coding sequence ATGCGCATCCTGATCGTCGAGGACGACCGGCTGCTCGGCGAGGGCATCCTCGCCGGCCTGCGCCAGGCCGGCTTTTCAGCCGACTGGGTGCGGGACGGCCAGGCCGGCCTCGCGGCCCTGCGCGCCGAACCCTTCTCGGCCGTCGTGCTCGACCTCGGCCTGCCGCGCCTGTCCGGCCTCGACGTGCTGCGGCGGCTGCGCGCCGAGCGCGCGCCGATCCCCGTGCTGATCCTCACCGCCCGCGACACCTCGCGGGACATCATCGCCGGGCTCGACGCCGGCGGCGACGACTACATGGTCAAGCCCTTCGACCTGGGCGAACTCGCGGCGCGCCTGCGCGCGCTGATCCGCCGCTCGGCCGGCGGCGCGGCGCCCGTCCTCGAACAGGATGGTCTGCGCCTCGACCCCGCCGGGCGCTGCGCGACCTGGCAGGGACGGCCCGTCGAACTTTCCCCGCGCGAGTTCGACCTGCTGCACGAACTGCTGCTGGGCGCCGGCCGCGTGCTCACCCGCGCCCAGCTTGAAGCCAAGCTCTATCCCTGGGGCGAGGAAGTCGAATCGAACGCGGTCGAGGTGCATGTGCATCACCTCCGGAAGAAGCTCGCGCCGGAACTCATCCGCACCGTGCGCGGCGTCGGCTACATGATCCCGAAGCCATGA
- a CDS encoding GNAT family N-acetyltransferase encodes MAELIEVETERLRLRQWKLADREPFAALNADQRVMEFFPSPLTRAESDAMADRCQLLIEERGWGFWAAECKASHEFVGFVGLHIPSAELPFSPCVEVGWRLAFQHWGKGFASEAAREALRVGFHLLGLREIVSFTAVGNLRSRAVMERLGMRETGTFEHPQVPEGLGLRLHCLYRLVHETHAA; translated from the coding sequence ATGGCTGAGCTAATCGAAGTAGAGACAGAACGCCTTCGCTTACGTCAGTGGAAGCTCGCTGACCGCGAGCCGTTTGCCGCGCTGAACGCGGACCAACGGGTCATGGAGTTCTTTCCGTCCCCGCTCACCCGTGCTGAAAGTGACGCAATGGCCGACCGTTGCCAGTTGCTCATCGAAGAACGGGGTTGGGGTTTCTGGGCTGCCGAGTGTAAGGCCTCTCATGAGTTCGTCGGCTTTGTCGGCCTGCATATTCCGTCTGCTGAACTGCCGTTTTCCCCATGCGTCGAGGTCGGGTGGCGCCTTGCGTTTCAGCACTGGGGCAAAGGGTTCGCGTCCGAGGCTGCAAGGGAAGCTCTTCGCGTTGGCTTTCATCTGCTCGGGCTGAGAGAAATTGTCTCCTTCACGGCAGTTGGCAATCTCAGGTCTCGCGCCGTGATGGAACGTCTCGGCATGCGCGAGACTGGAACGTTTGAGCATCCTCAAGTCCCAGAAGGGCTTGGTCTTCGGCTGCACTGCTTATATCGTCTCGTCCATGAAACCCATGCCGCATAA